Within Limisalsivibrio acetivorans, the genomic segment AGGAGCGTGGGGCAAGGCTTAACGAGCTGTTCTTCCCCATATCCCATCTTAACTCGGTAAACAACGATGAAGAGAGCCAGAGGATATACGCAGAGGCTCTCCCCCTTCTCACCGACTACTCCACATGGTTCACCCAGCATTCTGGGATCATGCAGGGGGTTAAGGAGGTGGCTATCCACGAGGATCTCTCCCCCTCCCGTAAAAAGGTTATCGACGACATGCTCACAGAGTTCCGGCTTGGGGGCGTTGATCTGCCCGAGGAGAAGAAGAAGCGTGTCAAAGATATAAAGCTTCGCCTCAGCGAGCTTGGCAACAGCTTCTTCCAGAACCTCCTCAACGCCACTGGCGAGTTTGAGATGAAGGTGACGGATCCTGAAAACGTGGAAGGTATGCCCGAGAGCGAGCTGATGAGCGCAAAATGTGATGACGGATGGGTATTCACACTCCAGATGCCCAGTTACCTGGCATATATGACCTACGGCCCTAACCGTAAGATGCGTGAGAAGCTCTACAGAGCTTACACCACAAGAGCACCCGAGAACGGCGACATCATTGAGGAGATCCTCACACTGCGCCACGAGCTCGCCCAGCTCATCGGCCTTAACGACTACCGTGAGTTCTCCCTTGCCACGAAAACAGCGGAGAAGCCCGCAGATGTGGTGGAATTTCTCCGCTACCTCCTCTCAAGATCCGAGGAGCAGGCGTTCAACGAGGCGGGTGATATGGTAAAGTTCTCAGGGCTCGAGGATTTCTCCGCATGGGATGCCATGTACTGGTCGGAGAAGTACAAGAAGCACCTGTACAGCTTCGATGAGGAGGAGTACAGACCCTATTTCGAGAAGAACAATGTTGTTGAAGGGCTTTTCACCTTCCTTGAGAAACTTTTCGGTCTCGGCTTCACAAAGCCGGATGTACCCGTATGGCATGAAAACGTGCTCGTCTACGACCTTGTACGAAGCGGAAAACCCTTCGCAAGACTTTACATTGATCTCGAATCACGGAAGGAGAAGCGTGACGGTGCCTGGATGAACAACTGGCAGACGCACCACACATACAATGGCGAAACCGTTCCGGCGACTGCTGTGGTCGTTGCAAACTTCCCCCCTGCCAAGGGGGACAGCCCCTCACTCCTGCGCCACAGGGATGTAGTCACCCTCTTCCACGAGATGGGTCACGCCCTCCAGCACCTCTGCAGTGAGGTGGATGAGGCCTCCGTAAGCGGAGTTAACGGAGTTGAGTGGGATGCTGTGGAGTTCCCCTCCCAGTTCCTAGAGCTCTTCGCCTATGAAGAGGAGGTACTCAGGATATTTGCCAGGCATTACAAAACGGGTGAAACCATCACACCGGAGATGATAGAGAAGCTGAAGGCCGTAAGGGACTACCACTCTGCCATGCAGATGGTGCGCCAGATAGAGTTTGGTCTCTTCGATATGGCGATACACGAAAAGCCCCACAGCCAGGGGGATATACAGGAAGTACTCGATAAGATCAGGGAACACACTGCACCAATCAAACCCCCTGCATATAACAAGTTTCAGCACGGCTTTGCCCACATATTCGCCGGCGGATACGCCGCAGGCTACTACAGCTACAAATGGGCGGAAAGGCTCAGTGCAGATGCATTTCTGCAGTTCAGGAAGGCAGGAATCATGGATCCGAAGCTGGCCGAAGGATACTACGAGCATATCCTCAAGAAGGGTGGAAGCGACAACGCTATGAAGCTCTTCAAGGAGTTCACAGGCAGGGAGCCGAGCAGCGATGCACTCCTTGAGGTTAACGGAATAAGATAACACTGAATAAGATAACAACGGGGGGGCTTAAGGCCCCCTCGACTTATCGTCTTTTCCGGCACTACGGCAAGGGAAAGAACGTTATAACCATTATCGCAATTAACCCTCACCCCTGAGAACGTATATAGGCATCCACATCGAATTTTCGCTTTAGACCGTTGTAGTTCATATAGCGGACCTTGCCGAAGATCTCCCGCTCCTTCCACGGCCGGTCATGCTTGCCGAAGCACCATAGAACGCCTGTGAACCCGTTGGGATCACGCCCGTCCAGATGGTATTTATCGTTGAGGTATATGGCCGCTTTATAGGCTTCTTCGGCGGACTCACTCCATTCGATTATCTTCTTACCCCAATACATACGCATGTAGCCGTGCATCTTTCCGGTACGCTTCATCTCAAGCTGGGCGGCGTTCCATGCGGGATCGTGGGTGTCGCAGTTCTCCAGCTGTTCGAGGGTATACAGGTACTCCCGCATATCCCCCTCATGTGCTTTGAGGGTATCCTGAGCCCACCCCGGTAGAGCATTAAGGCTGTCGTAGTCTGGATTATAGAATGCCATGTTCACAGCCAGCTCACGGCGAACTATGAGCTCCTCAAGAAATGCTGGTGAACCCTCTTTCCCCTTCGCTTCCAGGGCTATCTCGAGGGGAGAGATCTGGCCAAAGTGCAGGTATGGGCTAAGCCCGCTCACAGCACCGGAATTCGGATCGTTGCGCTCTTCATCGTACTGGTGCAGTACATTCTCAATAAAATAATCGAGCCTCTCCTTCGCATGGGAGTATCCACCCTTACAACCCGCTACTGGCTCTACGCTTCTGTCAAGCTCGAGCGTGTCCAGCAGTCCATCAAGGTGCTCGCTATCAAAATCGTTACCATCAAAAGGGTTCTTCAAATCAATAACTGGGGGCTTCTCCATAAAATAGTCGAGGAGTTTATTAATCTTAGGGCGAATGGTGTAGGCTCCATACTCCTCCTTACCCGAGGCGGACTCCACGGGCACAACAACATCGCTCTCCACCTGCACCACCGGACAGACGGCCCTATCCCCAACGTTCCTTCGCCACTCCCTCTGAATGCGCAGATAACCACGCTCGCAGACTATCATCGCTGCCTCATCCTCAAAGCTCAGAACCACCTCATCGGGGGAACCAAGCCTAACCACAAGGGGGATACCCCTCT encodes:
- a CDS encoding M3 family metallopeptidase; translation: MFAEYCDNMHKAAAEKLPAEIEEAKAEAEQLWLMENKTYDNFIKPLEERGARLNELFFPISHLNSVNNDEESQRIYAEALPLLTDYSTWFTQHSGIMQGVKEVAIHEDLSPSRKKVIDDMLTEFRLGGVDLPEEKKKRVKDIKLRLSELGNSFFQNLLNATGEFEMKVTDPENVEGMPESELMSAKCDDGWVFTLQMPSYLAYMTYGPNRKMREKLYRAYTTRAPENGDIIEEILTLRHELAQLIGLNDYREFSLATKTAEKPADVVEFLRYLLSRSEEQAFNEAGDMVKFSGLEDFSAWDAMYWSEKYKKHLYSFDEEEYRPYFEKNNVVEGLFTFLEKLFGLGFTKPDVPVWHENVLVYDLVRSGKPFARLYIDLESRKEKRDGAWMNNWQTHHTYNGETVPATAVVVANFPPAKGDSPSLLRHRDVVTLFHEMGHALQHLCSEVDEASVSGVNGVEWDAVEFPSQFLELFAYEEEVLRIFARHYKTGETITPEMIEKLKAVRDYHSAMQMVRQIEFGLFDMAIHEKPHSQGDIQEVLDKIREHTAPIKPPAYNKFQHGFAHIFAGGYAAGYYSYKWAERLSADAFLQFRKAGIMDPKLAEGYYEHILKKGGSDNAMKLFKEFTGREPSSDALLEVNGIR
- the phrB gene encoding deoxyribodipyrimidine photo-lyase, with product MSGKDRIQVLNKGEMSGKYVLLWIQQSQRAHFNHALEYAVHQANSKGLPVLAVFGVTENFPGANMRHYSFMLEGLMELEAALKERGIPLVVRLGSPDEVVLSFEDEAAMIVCERGYLRIQREWRRNVGDRAVCPVVQVESDVVVPVESASGKEEYGAYTIRPKINKLLDYFMEKPPVIDLKNPFDGNDFDSEHLDGLLDTLELDRSVEPVAGCKGGYSHAKERLDYFIENVLHQYDEERNDPNSGAVSGLSPYLHFGQISPLEIALEAKGKEGSPAFLEELIVRRELAVNMAFYNPDYDSLNALPGWAQDTLKAHEGDMREYLYTLEQLENCDTHDPAWNAAQLEMKRTGKMHGYMRMYWGKKIIEWSESAEEAYKAAIYLNDKYHLDGRDPNGFTGVLWCFGKHDRPWKEREIFGKVRYMNYNGLKRKFDVDAYIRSQG